The window TGTTGATCTGTTCTGCCTAGAGAACAACCAAGTAATCGTCAAATGCTAGTCAAGGGTTTTTTTGGTCCTAATTACGTGTGATGATTGTGGTTAGCGAATGGATTCAGGCATTCAGCTAGTAGCTTGGCGTTTGTAAAATGTAAACCGTAACTCCGTAAGGTCACAGGCAGGCAAGCAGGCACAAGCATGTGAACAAAGAGTTTTCTGAACCATACGAGGCAAATATTTCCAGTTTGAGAGTATTCGATCAGTAGTTGTAATAAGCAACACCAAATGTTGCTAACAAGTTCTTTACCAACGGTATGGGGAATGATATCCTACAACAAATATTTGTCATTCACAACAATGTAAGCTTTACGCAGTTGTAAACTGTTCAGTAAAATGTATACATTTGTTGTATATGGCTAAtagttgtagatttatcacttccCGAACAGTATAGTCTTCATGTTCTTATTTTGATACTATGTTGTGCATTGTTTCTATTCCCGAACAGTATACTCATGTTCTTATTTTGATACTATGTTGTGCATTGTTTCTATTCCAGCCGCTGTGGTTTCGTTCTTGCCTATAAACATGTATCCGCCCCACGCGATATCTTGACCCTATATTTGCCCTTAGCTTATCGATATATGCTAAGCACAACAGGTTATGAACCATCGCTTTTGTGGAAAGCAACAAACAAATGAACAATGAAGTGGTCTCTGTTTTAAATTGACAACCGAGAACAAGTAGGCAAatacaattgtcattatgcacaaAATTATGGGCCTATGCGGTACTAGCATGCAATAATTTTGATTCAGTACCACAACCCCACCCCCTGCAGTAATCATTTGGACCATTTAAAAACTTACCCATCAAAAAAGGGTTTGCTTCACTTGCAACCATCCAAATAAACCTATCATCTTATCTAAACATAGAAACAGATACAACCCAACCCGAAAATAACCAAAAATGCAAATCAAGCTttcattataaaataaacaaaaaagataaTTACCAAATCTCGAGCAAGTTAATATAAAGTATTGCTCGCAATTTGGTAGCGTAAAGAAAACCTAAGGTGGGGAAAAGAACTTAAACGAAGAGGTTCTTTGACATGATTTTAGTTACAGACCTGTTTTTACAAAGGTATTTCCAATCCTAGATCAGCAAATTACAAACACCAGTAACGACTAATCAAActtaaaaacaaatgaaaaacgCATAGAAATTTTCAACCAAACCGAGACGACCCATATATAAGAACATATTAAAGAAGTGAAAAGATCTCCTTTTTAATACACCACACAAACCTAATTAGCTTAAACCcatcatcatctttcaccagGTTATCATCAACAAACTTATTGTATCGTTTCGACACTCTTGCTCAGctcctccagtttcttcatcctcATCTTCTCACTTTCACTCACCAGCTGCTTAATAATTTAGTACACCCACATAAAGAAAGTGTGTTAGTTAAGTCGATACGAATAAATGACAACTTTCTTCAAACTTTTATTCCTAAAAATATAAGCATTTAACTTGAGACCAACCTCCATCAATCTGGTAATGAGTTGTACTTTTTCTTTGTTCTTTTCATTGAAAGCATCTAGAGCTTCCTTGTACTCTCTCTCctgttaaaagaaaaagggcATCAATAACAGTTTATTGATCAAATCAGGAAATGTTTTGGCACCCGGAAATGCGTATTTACCTTCTTCTGGCAGGTCTGTCCCAGTGGCTTTAACTCCTTGTTGACGGAATCAATCTTCTTACGAACAACAGAAACTTCCTTCTTCATTGGATCAGTCAGTGCTTCAAGTTCCTGAGAATACGTATCCCATCAGTTAGTATCAAAAAACAGCATAAATGCCCATTTGACACGAATACAACACAACCGCACTTTGTAATTGAAGGCAAGCCACATGGAAACTAACACGAATTTAAAAACAGATAACGAGACAGCGGTTGGGGATAGTAAATGCTAAGTGGTACCAAAGATTGAAACCTAAGAAATGGGGCAAATATCGTTTTTATCATGAACGCCAACCACATGGATACTAATGAAAGGTGGCGATGGTAAATGCATAAATCCTTCTTTCTTTCGTTTTCATCTTGTTTCTCATCAAAGACCTTTGACTCAACTAGCCTATACGCTCGATACATATCGACCCCTCCAATGATCAGAACCCTTCAAAACAGGGGAGTACAACACATGTTCCAACTAACAAAGGCAATAAAAGATTCATTCTATCACACCATTTAACTTCATAAAGACTTCATCATTTCTTAAGTTCACAACTACTTCATGTCCCACCATTGATTAATGAAACTTACATACTGCAAAGTTATCAGCTTCTCGTGATTCAACTCGCCCAATAAGTAACAACAGTTTAGTACATACCAAAAATACGGAATCGAATGTAgcttaaaagaaaaacatagtACAAAGTTACCGACAACgaatcttgaaaaaaaaatattagctATGATTTATAAATCATGAGACAACTAACTATTTTTCTTTGTTGCATACGAAAAAGATGGCACACCCATTTGATGAACCATGTGTGCCAACCTTGTAACCAAATACACTCAAAAGGGCTTTTTAACTAAATCTATTTAGATAACTATTACCTTTGGCTCTTTGCGATAGCCATTAAGGACTAATTTCAAGGGTATAATTATCTAAGGTGATTGAAAGCTTTAGAGCAACTTATTATTCTtccaagattaaaaaaaattcgaaaaacTCATCAAATTCCAATAAGATTCCATTTCATATCATCAGATGTAACATATGGCGGATTTTTAGAAACTAGTTACAAATGATAACCAAAATCTTCACACAGAATCTGCATCAAACTAGAAGAAACCCTGACTTTCTTTTCccaaaaattttcaattttcaagaaCTCAAAATTAAGTACAAATAattgtttcaattttatttGAGAAAAAACACCCAAATTCACATTCCCCCAAAACTTGCATCAAAAAACCCAATTTTCCTTCTCAAAAACCCAACAAAATTAGATAGATTCTTTGCATACAAACACACAagaacaatataataataagcacacaagaaaaatataaacacTAATTTATCACACATAAACAAGTACTTTTCAGTTAATTTTCCAATATCCCAAAATCAAACAATTcttcaagaaatattaaaaattcatcaatCAAAAATAAGTTATGCAGCTTCAATTtctgaaaaacatatataaagaaaaccctaaatttaTTTACCTAAAATTAGCCTGTAAAAATTACCTAATACAAAATTTCTTTAACACATACATAAGATAATTGTAGAAAGGAAAGAAGCAATGAAATATATAACCAAAAAAGAAAACCCctaatttatttatcaaaaattgtaCCTTATAattgcaaaattaaaaaaaaacccattttaaaaatgtatacataaaCCCATTAAAGAATAAGTAGAAATAAAAAGAGGGGAAAAAGAAAACCCTATCAAAGAAATATgtccattttttaaattttataaacaaacagaagattaaaaaaaatgtaaaataaaacaaaacccaTTTTAAGAAATATATTAGCCACCATGTAACAAATCATTCTAAACAATCatgtaaaataaacaaaaccccttttaaaaaaatatctaaaaacaaacaaaaaccattttaaaaaatatctagAAACAACCAAAAAAATCCCATTGTAAAgaatatctaaaaataaacaaaacccattaaatgaattttttctaaaaaaaaaataaaacccagaaatataataatgtaaaagataaagaatatctaaaaataaagaaaacccatttgaaaaaatgaaaaataaacaaaacccatttgaataaatgtaaaattaaacaAGACCCATTaaagaaatattttataaaaaaaaaataaaaaagaaagaaacaaaacccagaaaaataataataaatgtaaaaaaaaaagaaaaaggaaagggTACCTCACGGATAGAAGCCAAACGTCTAGTTTCTTCTTCAATACGACCCAATTGAGCTTGAACTCGTTCCCTGACTTccaatttctttttttcaatttcttcttctttagcTTTGAAAGTAGAAAGTGCAGATCTTGacatttcttcatcttctttacTCATTAATCCATTAAAACTTAAACTCCCTGTTGATATTTGCCCTGCCGCCATCAATGTTTGCAGCTGATCACTTGACTGCATCCTATTCACTTGTTGCGGCTGAGGTTGTGTTTGTGTTGTTTGTATTTGTGTtgtcatttttttcttatttttttgttgttgtttcaaGAAAAgtatatgtaataaaaataaatatactcttgtttttgtttttgttggtttgATTTCTATCTCTCCAAttgtgatgtttttttttttttttttctctcttttgctttatttgtgtgtttttggtgtgtgtaatgcttttttttttggtgggtggagagagagaaagagagtgtgTGATTGTTTGTGTGTAGAGTGTATATATACAGAATTGTGTATGTATAGGTGTAATtttaagagagagagagagaggaaacgGAAATGACCAGGATGCCCTCGATGGAATGGAAGGACATTTTCTCCAACGGAAAGATTATGATTTTTGGGAATGGATGATTGGAAAGAATGAATGGGCCAGATTAGATCAGATAGGaaaagtttcttttttctttattaccGTTTTTACTGTACCGTGCAATTTTGACCATGTCGGTTTGTTACTGTTTTTGCCCCATTTATATTACTAGTGTTTTGCGGGGTAAGTGATAatagaaaaaaatcaaaattttaatcatatatttttacTCAATTTTTGATAAACttatatgtattattatgtTTTACACTAATATGTATGTGCACATACAACGCAACGGGATTGAGCACGAAATGGTTAGCAAAAAACTTTGACCTATAGAGTCGTTTACTTAGTTAAATGACTTAAATCTATACGCATAAACAAAATATGATGATAATAAACtgcttttcttttataagtGATTTATTTGTTCATGATATTAAAATAGTTAATTGAGTATATTAATAATTGTTGAAATAAGTGGTTTTGgttaaattaattaagattttgaaaataaGCAGTTAGGATTTAAAAGTTATTAAGCATCTCAAATAGGTGATTGGGATGGATTaagaaataattattatattattttaaaacttttaaattatagtaagttaaatgtattataaattaaagataAGAGTTACAGGAATCAAATCGACTAGTTAGCTAGACGTCATTAACTCTTAATATCATGTCTTTGAATTCGAGccttcaaaaatattatgtaGGTGGTCGATAAATGTTAACACTTGTATATCTAAGTCAAAATCAATCATGATCAAGAAACATAAGAAGAaaatatccatttttttttttttactttcttttaaaG is drawn from Erigeron canadensis isolate Cc75 chromosome 9, C_canadensis_v1, whole genome shotgun sequence and contains these coding sequences:
- the LOC122582783 gene encoding probable DNA double-strand break repair Rad50 ATPase isoform X1; the encoded protein is MTTQIQTTQTQPQPQQVNRMQSSDQLQTLMAAGQISTGSLSFNGLMSKEDEEMSRSALSTFKAKEEEIEKKKLEVRERVQAQLGRIEEETRRLASIREELEALTDPMKKEVSVVRKKIDSVNKELKPLGQTCQKKEREYKEALDAFNEKNKEKVQLITRLMEQLVSESEKMRMKKLEELSKSVETIQ
- the LOC122582783 gene encoding probable DNA double-strand break repair Rad50 ATPase isoform X2, yielding MTTQIQTTQTQPQPQQVNRMQSSDQLQTLMAAGQISTGSLSFNGLMSKEDEEMSRSALSTFKAKEEEIEKKKLEVRERVQAQLGRIEEETRRLASIREELEALTDPMKKEVSVVRKKIDSVNKELKPLGQTCQKKEREYKEALDAFNEKNKEKVQLITRLMELVSESEKMRMKKLEELSKSVETIQ